The nucleotide window GCGCTATCAGCTGGCAAACGGCATGGGGGCGATGCTGGACAGTGATGATGCCCTGACGCGCCATGAATGGTTGATTGCGCCATTGCTGTTGCAGGGCAGTCACTCGCCGGATGCGCGCATATTGCAGGCGATGGCTGTTGATATCGATGTCCTGACGCGTGCTTGTCCACATTTACTGCAGCAGTCAGATACCGTGGAGTGGGATGATGTACACGGGACGCTGAAGGCGTTTCGGCGTAGCCAGATTGGCAAATTAACCCTGGGCACGAAGCCGCTGGCGAAGCCATCAGAAGAAGAGCTGCATCAGGCGATGCTGAACGGCATTCGCGAAAAAGGGCTGAGCGTTTTGAACTGGACGCCGGAGGCGGAGCAATACCGTATTCGTCTGCACTGCGCCGCACGCTGGCTGCCGGAGTATGCCTGGCCTGCGGTTGATGATGAGACCCTTCTGGACTCTCTTGAAACGTGGCTACTGCCGCAAATGAGCGGTGTACACTCGCTGCGGGCGCTAAAAGCCCTTGATGTTAAGGTCGCGTTACAGAATTTACTGGACTGGTCATTACGTCAACGTCTGGATAGTGAACTGCCAGGGCATTACACTGTGCCGACCGGAAGCCGGATTGCCATTCGTTATCACGAGGATAATCCTCCGGCGCTGGCGGTACGGATGCAGGAAATGTTTGGTGAGGCGGTGACGCCCTCTATCGCCGAAGGACGTGTTCCTGTGGTGCTTGAACTGTTGTCACCCGCACATCGTCCGCTACAGATCACCCGCGACCTGGGGGCGTTCTGGGCGGGAAGTTATCGTGAAGTGCAAAAAGAGATGAAGGGACGTTATCCCAAACATGTCTGGCCTGACGATCCGGCGAATACCGCGCCGACAAGACGTACGAAGAAATATTCGTGAGTTAGGTGAAAAAGGGGAGTGCGGCCTGTTGCCCTCACCCCGGCCCTCTCCCACGGGGAGAGGGAGAAAACACTAAAGACTTTCCTGTCAGGAAAGTCTTGCTGTTTATTTTGAGAGATTTCTTCTTTCACTGAACGGTGGAAGAAAAGAGAATCGGGCCTTTGCGCCTGAAAGTTGCGGAGAAAAAGCATGGCGGGGAATGACCGCGAGCCAATAGGACGTAAGGGAAAACCAACGCGTCCGGCGAAAGAGAAGGTGAGCCGTCGTCAACTCAGAGATGAGGATTATGACGATGACTATGAAGACGATTATGAGGATGAAGAACCCATGCCGCGTAAAGGGAAAGGCAAAGGGCGTAAGCCTCGTGGCAAGCGCGGCTGGTTCTGGCTGCTTCTGAAGCTGTTCATTGTTTTTGTTGTGCTGATGGCGATTTACGGCGTCTATCTGGATCAGAAGATCCGTAGCCGTATCGACGGGAAAGTCTGGCAGTTGCCTGCAGCGGTGTATGGCCGCATGGTGAACCTTGAGCCGGATATGGCCATCACGAAGAACGAGATGGTGAAACTGCTGGAAGCCACTCAGTATCGTCAGGTGTCTAAAATGACGCGCCCTGGCGAATTTACCGTGCAGGCGAATAGCGTTGAGATGATCCGTCGTCCGTTCGACTTCCCGGACAGCAAAGAGGGGCAGGTGCGTGCGCGTCTGACCTTTGATGGCGATCGTCTGGACACCATCGAGAATATGGATAACAACCGCCAGTTCGGTTTCTTCCGTCTCGATCCACGCCTGATCACCATGCTTTCGTCGGCGAACGGCGAACAGCGCCTGTTCGTGGCGCGTAACGGTTTCCCGGATCTGCTGGTGGATACGCTGCTGGCGACCGAAGACCGTCACTTCTACGAGCATGATGGTATCAGCCTCTACTCCATTGGCCGTGCGGTGCTGGCGAACCTGACCGCCGGACGTACGGTTCAGGGGGCGAGTACGCTGACCCAACAGCTGGTGAAGAACCTGTTCCTCTCCAGCGAACGCTCATACTGGCGTAAAGCCAACGAAGCGTACATGGCCGTGCTGATGGATGCGCGTTACAGCAAGGATCGCATCCTTGAGCTGTATATGAACGAGGTGTACCTCGGCCAGAGCGGCGATAACGAGATCCGCGGCTTCCCGCTGGCGAGCCTGTACTACTTTGGCCGTCCGGTGGAAGAGCTGAGCCTTGACCAGCAGGCGCTGCTGGTGGGCATGGTGAAAGGGGCGTCCATCTACAACCCGTGGCGTAACCCGAAACTGGCGCTGGAGCGTCGTAACCTGGTGCTGCGTCTGCTGCAGCAACAGCAGGTCATTGACCAGGAACTGTACGACATGCTGAGCGCACGTCCACTCGGCGTTCAGCCACGCGGTGGTGTGATCTCTCCACAGCCTGCGTTTATGCAGCTGGTGCGTCAGGAGCTGCAGAGCAAGCTCGGCGATAAAGTGAAAGATCTCTCTGGCGTGAAGATCTTTACCACCTTCGATTCCGTTGCTCAGGATGCGGCAGAAAAAGCCGCTGTCGATGGCATTCCGGCGCTCAAGAAGCAGCGGAAGCTTAGCGATCTTGAAACCGCGATGGTGGTGGTTGACCGTAACACCGGTGAAGTTCGCGCAATGGTAGGAGGGGCTGAGCCGCAGTTTGCAGGCTACAACCGTGCAATGCAGGCGCGTCGTTCGATTGGTTCTCTGGCAAAACCGGCGACCTATCTCACCGCCCTGAGCCAGCCCAATCAGTATCGCCTGAACACCTGGATTGCCGATGCCCCGATCTCCCTGCGCCAGCCTAACGGCCAGGTATGGTCACCGCAGAACGATGATAAACAGTTCAGCGGCCAGGTCATGCTGGTGGATGCATTAACCCGCTCCATGAACGTGCCGACGGTTAACCTGGGTATGGCGCTGGGTTTGCCAGCGATCGTCGACACCTGGCAGAAACTGGGGGTACCGAAAGATCAGCTGAATCCGGTTCCGGCGATGATCCTGGGGGCACTGAACCTGACGCCTATCGAAGTCGCGCAAGCGTTCCAGACCATTGCCAGCGGGGGTAACCGCGCACAACTGTCCGCACTGCGCTCGGTGATTGCCGAGGATGGCTCCGTGTTGTATCAGAGCTTCCCACAGGCGGAACGCGCTGTACCGGCACAGGCTGCCTATATGACGCTGTGGACGATGCAACAGGTTGTACAGCGTGGTACGGGGCGTCAGCTTGGGGCGAAGTATCCGAACCTGCACCTGGCAGGTAAAACCGGGACCACCAACAACAACGTCGATACCTGGTTCGCCGGTATTGATGGCCGTGAAGTGGTGATCACCTGGGTAGGCCGCGATAACAACCAGCCAACTAAACTGTATGGTGCCAGCGGGGCGATGTCGATTTACCAGCGCTATCTGGCTAATCAGTCTCCGGTTCCGCTGAATCTGGTCGCACCGGAAGATATCGTCGATATGGGCGTGGATGGTGCCGGTAACTTTGTCTGCGGTGGCGGTATGCGTACGCTGCCGGTCTGGACGACCAGTCCGGATTCATTGTGCCAAAGCCAGTCTCAGCCACCAGCGGGTAATCCGTTTGACTCGTCTTCTCAGCCGCCGCAACAGCAGCAACAGCAGCAACAGCAGCCGCAGCAGCAGAATGAGAAGAAAGACAGCGATGGTGTAGCCGGTTGGATCAAGGATATGTTTGGCGGTAACTGATCTGACGGGGTTGTTTGTCTCTGTTAAGAAAGCAGGGCAGGTAAAAAAGCCGGGTGGCGCTGACGCTTACCCGGCTTGTCAAACTGTACTGTTGTGGGCCGGGTAAGGCTAAACTGCCACCCGGCAACACATCGACAACTCAGAGCTTGCCAAACACCTTACGCGCCGCGTCGATGGTGTTATTGATATCGTCTTCGCTGTGCGCCACAGACATAAAGCCTGCTTCAAACGCGGATGGAGCCAGGTATACACCTTCTTCCAGCATCAGGTGGAAGAAGCGTTTAAAGCGTTCAACATCGCATTTCACCACGTCCTGATAACAGGTCACGGTCTTGGCATCAGTGAAGAAAATCCCGAACATTCCACCAACGTGGTTGACGACCAGCGGAATTCCCGCATCTTCAGCGGCGTCCATCAGGCCATTTGCCAGTTGAGTCGTCAGAGCTGTCAGCGTTTCATGGATACCCGGCTGTGCCACTTCGGTCAGACAGGCAAAACCGGCTGCCATCGCAATCGGGTTACCGGACAGCGTACCCGCCTGGTAAACCGGGCCTGTCGGAGCCAGAGCTTCCATCACATCTCTACGACCACCGAATGCACCGACCGGCATGCCGCCGCCGATGATTTTGCCCAGGCAGGTTAAATCCGGCTCGACGCCATAGTAAGACTGCGCACCCGCCAGTGCCACGCGGAAGCCGGTCATCACCTCGTCGATGATCAGCAGCGCGCCGAATTCATCGCACAGTGCGCGCAGGCCCGGCAGGAAATCAGGCTGTGGTGGAATGCAGTTCATGTTGCCCGCAACCGGTTCAACGATGATGCAGGCAACCTCCTGCGGATACTGTTCGAATGCGGCGCGAACGGTGTCCAGATCGTTATAGGTGCAGGTCAGGGTGTGCTTAGCGAAATCAGCAGGTACGCCCGGAGAGTTTGGCTGGCCGAGGGTCAACGCACCGGAACCGGCTTTTACCAGCAGGCAGTCCGCATGGCCGTGGTAGCAGCCTTCAAACTTGATGATTTTGTCACGGCCAGTAAAGCCGCGCGCCAGACGAATGGCGCTCATGGTGGCTTCAGTACCGGAGTTCACCATACGCACCATGTCCATTGTGGGGACCAGTTCAGTGACCAGCTCCGCCATTTTGACTTCCATCTCGGTTGGTGCCCCGAAGCTCAGACCGCGCTGGGCCGCTTCAATGACCGCATTGCGGATCGCCGGGTGGTTATGTCCCAGCACCATCGGTCCCCAGGAACCGACGTAATCAATATAGGCTTTGCCGTCGACATCAAACAGGTACGCGCCGTCAGCACGTTCAATAAACAGCGGGGTTCCGCCTACGCCGGTAAAGGCGCGAACAGGCGAGTTTACGCCACCCGGAATAAGCTCGCGGGCTGCACTGTAGAGGTTTTCAGACTTGCTCATGGCGTCGTTCCTGGTTCGTATAAAATGATTAAGCACACTATTCTAAGTGATTCGCGAAAGGTTATGAAATTTTTGCCCCATTAATGCATAAACAATTGTTAAGGATTTTTCAGGGGACGAGAAGACAGTCTCTGGTAAAATTTCCGCAGTGATTTGTATGATGAAAAAAACGGACAATGAAAGCAGAATCTCCCTCTTTTGAAGAACAACAGTTTACGCGTGCGAGACACCGTATCAGCATCCGGCGATTGCTCAATCGCGATAAAACGCCGCTGGCAATTCTGCTGGCCGCCGCCGTGGTGGGCTCGGTAGCCGGGTTGGCGGGTGTCGCGTTCGAAAAGGCAGTGAACACGGTACTGAACTGGCGTATTGGCACCATTGCCGGTTTCGCCAATAGCGGATGGCTGGTCTGGGTGTGGGCGTTTGGTCTGTCTGCCGTGTTTGCGATGGTGGGCTATTTTCTGGTGCGTAAATTTGCACCTGAGGCCGGAGGGTCTGGTATCCCGGAGATTGAAGGGGCGCTTGAAGAACTACGTCCGGTTCGCTGGTGGCGGGTGATCCCCGTTAAGTTTATCGGTGGCATGGGAACGCTGGGGGCAGGGATGGTGCTCGGGCGGGAAGGGCCGACGGTACAACTGGGCGGTAATGTGGGACGCATGGTGGGCGATCTGTTTCGGATGCGCAGTGCCGAAGCGCGCCATACGTTGCTGGCAACGGGTGCCGCGGCGGGGCTTTCTGCCGCATTCAATGCCCCTCTGGCGGGGATCCTGTTTATTATCGAGGAGATGCGCGCCCAGTTCCGTTACAACCTGATCTCCATTAAAGCGGTTTTTACCGGTGTGATTATGTCGAGCATCGTCTTTCGCATTTTTAATGGCGAAGGGGCGGTGATCGAAGTGGGAAAACTGACCAATGCGCCAGTGAATACGCTGTGGTTGTATCTGGTTCTTGGCATGATTTTTGGCGTAGTAGGGCCGCTTTTTAATACGCTGATTTTACGCGCTCAGGATATGTTCCAGCGCATCCACGGCGGTAACACGACCAAATGGGTGCTGGTCGGTGGTTTCCTCGGCGGGGCTTGTGGCATCCTCGGCGTTATTGAACCCAATGCAGCGGGCGGTGGTTTTGGGTTGATCCCCATTGCGGCGGCGGGCAATTTCAGCGTGGGCCTGCTGCTGTTTATGTTTATTTCCCGGGTGGTAACCACGGTGCTTTGCTTTTCTTCCGGTGCGCCGGGCGGGATTTTCGCTCCGATGCTGGCGCTGGGAACACTACTGGGAACGGCGTTTGGGATGGCGGCAGCTGCCGGGTTCCCGGCGTATCATCTGGATGCAGGGACGTTTGCCATTGCCGGGATGGGGGCGCTGCTGGCCGCGTCTTTGCGTGCGCCGTTGACCGGGATCGTGCTGGTGCTGGAGATGACGGATAATTATCAGCTCATTTTGCCAATGATCATTACCTGTCTCGGCGCGACACTATTAGCCCAATTCCTGGGTGGAAAACCGCTATACTCCACCATTCTTGCCCGTACCCTGGCAAAAGTTGAGGCTGAGCAGGCCGCGAAGCAGAATACTTGAATGAATTACCAGGGTATTAGATAATGAAAAAAAGAATTGGGTGATTTTTACCCAATAGCAGTAAGCAGTATTCATGGGAGCATAAGATGAGTGATGATGTAGCGCTGCCGTTGCAGTTTACCGAAGCAGCAGCCAACAAAGTGAAAACCCTGATTGCCGACGAAGACAATCCGGATCTGAAACTGCGTGTTTATATTACCGGTGGCGGCTGTAGCGGCTTCCAGTACGGCTTTACCTTTGATGACCAGGTGAACGATGGTGATATGACTATCGAGAAGCAGGGCGTCGCGCTGGTGGTTGACCCAATGAGCCTGCAATATCTGGTGGGTGGTGCGGTTGACTACACCGAAGGTCTGGAAGGCTCTCGCTTTGTTGTGACCAACCCGAACGCGAAAAGCACCTGTGGGTGTGGTTCTTCGTTCAGCATCTGATAGCGTCTGGTGTCGTTGTGGGCCCGGTAAAGCGTCGCGCTACCGGGCTTATAAACGGCCTTATCTTGAATTATCATCCAGCGCAAACGTCGGCAGCTTCAGGTGCCAGCGGATCGCCGCTAAACGTATCCCCAGCGTCACAACCATCCCCAGCATTGCCGCATTCTCCAGTGGAATGGCAAAGGTATAATACGCCGTGGCGTGAACAATGCCGCCGACGATACAGGCTGTCGCGTAAATCTCCGTTCGCAGGATCATCGGCACTTCGCGCGCCAGAATGTCACGAATGATCCCGCCGCCCACACCGGTTAAGACCCCCATGCAGATAGCCACCATTGGGCCAGTTCCCGCATTAAAGGCTTTATTCACCCCAATGCCGACAAACACCGCCAGGCCGACGGCATCCAGCACCGGGAGCACCCATTTTGGTAAACGGCGGGGCTGTCGAACTAACGCGATCGTTAACAGGCAGGTGACCATTGCCACCACCAGATCGGTGGGATCTTTCACCCAAAATACCGGGCCATTTGCCAGCGCCATATCGCGGATCGTTCCGCCGCCAACGGCAGTAACCACGCCAAGTACCAGCACGCCAAACGGATCCATGCGTAATTTCCCGGCGAGCAAAACGCCGGAGATAGCAAAAACGGCGGTGCCAAGAATATCCAGCCAATAAACGAGCATCGTTAAATCCTCGAACTTTTGTGTCTGTTTCTATGTTAGTGACTCTCTGCCAGTGCGGCACAGAGTTGTTTTGCGGCGAGGATAATACGCGGGCTGGCGCGTTCAAACCAGTCGCTGTCGAGTGGGATCACCGGAATTTTTAGCTGGCGTTGCCAGAATTGTTCAATTTTAGGAATCTCACTCGCATTTCCGACCACCACGATAGCCTGCGGATGGCGAGCCAGAACCTGCTCCCGGCTGACCTGCGGCCACGGAACCCGGCTGGCAGCAAAGATATTTTCACCGCCACAAATCTCAAGCACCTGGTTCTGAATAGAGCCTTGCCCGGTAGTGAACAGCGGCTGGCTGCCAAACTGCAGGAAGATGCGTTTTTTCGTCGGGGTGTCGTATCTGGCTTTCAGTGCCGCATAGTCGCTGAGCATCTGTTGTGCTGCACTTTCGGCTTTCTTCGGCGTTGGGCTATAAGGTGCCAGCGCGCGCAGCGCCTGAGCAATTTGCTCAATGCTCACCGCGTCTATCCACATCACCTTGATCCCAAGTGAAGTGAGCTGGTTGACCTGCCGCTCGGCATTGCCACCGCGCCAGGCCAGCACGAGATCGGGTTTAAGTGCCACGATGCGCTCAAGGTTCATCCCTTGCCAGGTCGATACCTCTTCAATGCCAGCCGCTTGCGGTGGGTAATCCGAAAAACTGCTTACGCCAACGGGAGTGATCCCGGCGGCAAAGGCCAGCTCGGTGTTAGCGGGGGAGAGGGTAATCACACGCGGCACAGCATAAAGCCATGCCGGTGCGAGCAGAAGCAGGGCAACCAGTGCCCTAAAAGGGTGTTTAGCCACGTGCCAGTTTCTGCACCAGGCTTTCCACCATCACGGTGGACTGTTTTGCCGCAACGGCCAGGAATTCGTCGAAGCTGATATGAGACTGTTGGTCAGCCACGTCAGAGATCGCACGAACCACCACGAACGGGACGCTGAAGTTATGGCAAACGTGGGCAATCGCGGTTGCTTCCATCTCAACGGCAACGGCCTGAGGGAAGTTATGGCGGATTTTAGCCAGACCAACTGAGCCATTGATGAAGGCATCGCCGCTGACAATCAAACCGCGCACTGCGTTGAGGTTCAGCTCTGCGATGCAGGTTTCTGCTGCAGCAATCAGTTTATCGTCAGCTTTAAACCCGGCCGGACAACCTGGGAGCTGGCCATATTCGTAGCCGAACGCAGTCACGTCTGCATCGTGGTAACGCGCTTCGTCAGAGACAACGATATCACCGACTTTCAGCGTTGGTGCGAGACCGCCAGCGGAACCGGTGTTGATGATCACGTCCGGCTTGCAGCGTTCGAGCAGCAGGGTTGCGCCCAGTGCTGCAGCAACTTTACCGATGCCAGATTTCAGCAGAGCAACGTCAACGCCGTTCAACTGGCCGGTGTAGATCTCGCAACCACCCAGAGAGAGGGTCTGACGGTTCTCAATTTTGTCACGCAGTAGCGTAACTTCTTCTTCCATTGCACCAATAATGCCGATTTTCATAGATTTACTCGCGATGTGCTTCGTTAAGATGCATAGTCTATCATGCGGTTAAGGGGAAACGCATTCTCACGCGGGGGAGCACATGGCACCAATCGATTTTCGCACCAAAATTAACTGGCACCGACGTTTCCGCTCGCCGCAGGGCGAAAAGAGCGAACATGAGATCCTGCGCATCTTCGAAAGCGATCGTGGGCGCATTATTAACTCACCTGCAATCCGTCGCTTACAGCAAAAAACCCAGGTGTTCCCGCTTGAGCGAAACGCTGCGGTGCGTACGCGCTTAACCCACTCAATGGAAGTTCAGCAGGTTGGGCGTTACATTGCCAAAGAGATTTTAAGCCGCCTTAAAGAGCAGCGTTTGCTGGAAACCTATGGTCTTGATGAGCTGACGGGGCCGTTCGAAAGCATCGTCGAGATGGCCTGCCTGATGCACGATATCGGCAACCCGCCGTTTGGCCATTTTGGGGAGGCGGCGATAAATGACTGGTTTAAACAGCGACTTTATCCTTCGGATGCGATAAGCCAGCCGCTCAGTGATGATCGCTGTGTAGTCAGGGATTTACGCCTGCGTGAAGGTGAAGAAGGATTAAACGATCTGCGCCGCAAAGTGCGTCAGGATCTTTGCCACTTTGAGGGTAATGCGCAGGGGATCCGCCTGGTACACTCCCTGATGCGTATGAACCTGACCTGGGCGCAGGTGGGCTGCATTCTCAAATATACGCGCCCCGCCTGGTGGATGGGGGAAACACCTGCCTCACACAGTTATTTGATGAAAAAGCCGGGCTATTATTTATCTGAAGAAGCCTATATAGAGCGGTTACGTAAAGAACTTTCACTGACCCCGAATGGCCGCTTTCCATTGACATGGATAATGGAAGCCGCTGACGATATTTCCTATTGCGTTGCCGACCTCGAAGACGCCGTTGAGAAAAGAATATTCAGTGTTGAGGAACTTTATCAGCATCTTTATGTTGCCTGGGGTAAACATGAAAAAGGGTCGCTGTTTGCTCAGGTTGTCGAAAATGCCTGGGAAAAATCGCGCTCAAATTCATTAAGCCGCAGCACGGAAGATCAGTTCTTTATGTATTTGCGGGTCAATACATTAAATAAACTGGTGCCGTATGCGGCTTCGCGTTTTATTGACAACTTGCCGATGATTTTTAGCGGGGAATTCAATCACGCGTTGCTGGAAGATGACAGCAGCTTCAGTCAGCTTCTTGAGTTATATAAAAACGTGGCGATGCGTCATGTGTTCAGCCATCCGGATGTCGAGCAGCTGGAGCTGCAGGGATACCGGGTTATCAGCGGTTTACTGGAGATTTACCGCCCACTGCTTCAGCTATCGGTCAACGAGTTCAGCGAGCTGGTGGAACAAGAGCGCGTGCGGCGATTGCCAATTGAATCCCGGCTTTATCAAAAACTTTCTACCCGCCATCGCCTGGCTTATGTTGAAGCAGTCAGCAGACTGGATCGACAATCACCTCAATGGCCTATTATGGAATATTATTCTCGTTGCCGTCTTATTCAGGACTATATCAGCGGCATGACGGATTTGTATGCCTGGGATGAATACCGCAAGCTCATGGCTGTCGAATAAACGCTGAGTTTTGTAAAGACGGCCAATAAATTTTTACTTTTTCCATAAACTTAATCCCGGAACTAAGCGGTATAAAACGAATCTGAGTTACACAGCAATTTTGCGTTACCTGTAAATCGAGATTGAGAAACATGAAAAAAACCACATTAGCAATGAGTGCACTGGCTCTGAGTTTAGGTTTAGCGCTGTCTCCTCTGACTGCTACTGCAGCTGAGAGCTCATCGTCGGCAGCAACCGCGCAGCAGATGCCAAGCCTGGCACCGATGCTCGAAAAAGTGATGCCATCGGTGGTGAGTATTAACGTTGAGGGCAGTACGACCGTCAATACGCCGCGTATGCCGCGTAACTTCCAGCAGTTCTTCGGTGATAACTCACCGTTCTGCCAGGACGGTTCACCCTTCCAGAGCTCCCCGTTCTGTCAGGGCGGTGGTGCAGGGGATGAAAGCCAGGGCGGTAACGGTGGCGGCCAGCAACAGAAATTCATGGCACTCGGTTCGGGCGTCATTATTGATGCGGCAAAAGGCTACGTGGTGACCAACAACCACGTTGTTGATAACGCCAACACCATTAAAGTTCAGCTGAGCGACGGACGTAAATTCGACGCTAAAGTGGTGGGTAAAGATCCACGTTCGGATATCGCGCTGATCCAGATTCAGGATCCGAAAAACCTGACGGCGATTAAGCTCGCCGATTCCGACGCGCTGCGTGTGGGTGACTACACCGTAGCCATCGGCAACCCGTTCGGTCTGGGTGAAACCGTGACCTCTGGCATTGTCTCCGCGCTGGGTCGTAGCGGCCTGAACGCAGAGAACTACGAGAACTTTATCCAGACGGATGCGGCGATTAACCGGGG belongs to Enterobacter cloacae and includes:
- a CDS encoding penicillin-binding protein 1B; protein product: MAGNDREPIGRKGKPTRPAKEKVSRRQLRDEDYDDDYEDDYEDEEPMPRKGKGKGRKPRGKRGWFWLLLKLFIVFVVLMAIYGVYLDQKIRSRIDGKVWQLPAAVYGRMVNLEPDMAITKNEMVKLLEATQYRQVSKMTRPGEFTVQANSVEMIRRPFDFPDSKEGQVRARLTFDGDRLDTIENMDNNRQFGFFRLDPRLITMLSSANGEQRLFVARNGFPDLLVDTLLATEDRHFYEHDGISLYSIGRAVLANLTAGRTVQGASTLTQQLVKNLFLSSERSYWRKANEAYMAVLMDARYSKDRILELYMNEVYLGQSGDNEIRGFPLASLYYFGRPVEELSLDQQALLVGMVKGASIYNPWRNPKLALERRNLVLRLLQQQQVIDQELYDMLSARPLGVQPRGGVISPQPAFMQLVRQELQSKLGDKVKDLSGVKIFTTFDSVAQDAAEKAAVDGIPALKKQRKLSDLETAMVVVDRNTGEVRAMVGGAEPQFAGYNRAMQARRSIGSLAKPATYLTALSQPNQYRLNTWIADAPISLRQPNGQVWSPQNDDKQFSGQVMLVDALTRSMNVPTVNLGMALGLPAIVDTWQKLGVPKDQLNPVPAMILGALNLTPIEVAQAFQTIASGGNRAQLSALRSVIAEDGSVLYQSFPQAERAVPAQAAYMTLWTMQQVVQRGTGRQLGAKYPNLHLAGKTGTTNNNVDTWFAGIDGREVVITWVGRDNNQPTKLYGASGAMSIYQRYLANQSPVPLNLVAPEDIVDMGVDGAGNFVCGGGMRTLPVWTTSPDSLCQSQSQPPAGNPFDSSSQPPQQQQQQQQQPQQQNEKKDSDGVAGWIKDMFGGN
- the hemL gene encoding glutamate-1-semialdehyde 2,1-aminomutase; the encoded protein is MSKSENLYSAARELIPGGVNSPVRAFTGVGGTPLFIERADGAYLFDVDGKAYIDYVGSWGPMVLGHNHPAIRNAVIEAAQRGLSFGAPTEMEVKMAELVTELVPTMDMVRMVNSGTEATMSAIRLARGFTGRDKIIKFEGCYHGHADCLLVKAGSGALTLGQPNSPGVPADFAKHTLTCTYNDLDTVRAAFEQYPQEVACIIVEPVAGNMNCIPPQPDFLPGLRALCDEFGALLIIDEVMTGFRVALAGAQSYYGVEPDLTCLGKIIGGGMPVGAFGGRRDVMEALAPTGPVYQAGTLSGNPIAMAAGFACLTEVAQPGIHETLTALTTQLANGLMDAAEDAGIPLVVNHVGGMFGIFFTDAKTVTCYQDVVKCDVERFKRFFHLMLEEGVYLAPSAFEAGFMSVAHSEDDINNTIDAARKVFGKL
- the clcA gene encoding H(+)/Cl(-) exchange transporter ClcA, which codes for MKAESPSFEEQQFTRARHRISIRRLLNRDKTPLAILLAAAVVGSVAGLAGVAFEKAVNTVLNWRIGTIAGFANSGWLVWVWAFGLSAVFAMVGYFLVRKFAPEAGGSGIPEIEGALEELRPVRWWRVIPVKFIGGMGTLGAGMVLGREGPTVQLGGNVGRMVGDLFRMRSAEARHTLLATGAAAGLSAAFNAPLAGILFIIEEMRAQFRYNLISIKAVFTGVIMSSIVFRIFNGEGAVIEVGKLTNAPVNTLWLYLVLGMIFGVVGPLFNTLILRAQDMFQRIHGGNTTKWVLVGGFLGGACGILGVIEPNAAGGGFGLIPIAAAGNFSVGLLLFMFISRVVTTVLCFSSGAPGGIFAPMLALGTLLGTAFGMAAAAGFPAYHLDAGTFAIAGMGALLAASLRAPLTGIVLVLEMTDNYQLILPMIITCLGATLLAQFLGGKPLYSTILARTLAKVEAEQAAKQNT
- the erpA gene encoding iron-sulfur cluster insertion protein ErpA, translating into MSDDVALPLQFTEAAANKVKTLIADEDNPDLKLRVYITGGGCSGFQYGFTFDDQVNDGDMTIEKQGVALVVDPMSLQYLVGGAVDYTEGLEGSRFVVTNPNAKSTCGCGSSFSI
- the btuF gene encoding vitamin B12-binding protein, producing the protein MAKHPFRALVALLLLAPAWLYAVPRVITLSPANTELAFAAGITPVGVSSFSDYPPQAAGIEEVSTWQGMNLERIVALKPDLVLAWRGGNAERQVNQLTSLGIKVMWIDAVSIEQIAQALRALAPYSPTPKKAESAAQQMLSDYAALKARYDTPTKKRIFLQFGSQPLFTTGQGSIQNQVLEICGGENIFAASRVPWPQVSREQVLARHPQAIVVVGNASEIPKIEQFWQRQLKIPVIPLDSDWFERASPRIILAAKQLCAALAESH
- the mtnN gene encoding 5'-methylthioadenosine/S-adenosylhomocysteine nucleosidase, translating into MKIGIIGAMEEEVTLLRDKIENRQTLSLGGCEIYTGQLNGVDVALLKSGIGKVAAALGATLLLERCKPDVIINTGSAGGLAPTLKVGDIVVSDEARYHDADVTAFGYEYGQLPGCPAGFKADDKLIAAAETCIAELNLNAVRGLIVSGDAFINGSVGLAKIRHNFPQAVAVEMEATAIAHVCHNFSVPFVVVRAISDVADQQSHISFDEFLAVAAKQSTVMVESLVQKLARG
- the dgt gene encoding deoxyguanosinetriphosphate triphosphohydrolase is translated as MAPIDFRTKINWHRRFRSPQGEKSEHEILRIFESDRGRIINSPAIRRLQQKTQVFPLERNAAVRTRLTHSMEVQQVGRYIAKEILSRLKEQRLLETYGLDELTGPFESIVEMACLMHDIGNPPFGHFGEAAINDWFKQRLYPSDAISQPLSDDRCVVRDLRLREGEEGLNDLRRKVRQDLCHFEGNAQGIRLVHSLMRMNLTWAQVGCILKYTRPAWWMGETPASHSYLMKKPGYYLSEEAYIERLRKELSLTPNGRFPLTWIMEAADDISYCVADLEDAVEKRIFSVEELYQHLYVAWGKHEKGSLFAQVVENAWEKSRSNSLSRSTEDQFFMYLRVNTLNKLVPYAASRFIDNLPMIFSGEFNHALLEDDSSFSQLLELYKNVAMRHVFSHPDVEQLELQGYRVISGLLEIYRPLLQLSVNEFSELVEQERVRRLPIESRLYQKLSTRHRLAYVEAVSRLDRQSPQWPIMEYYSRCRLIQDYISGMTDLYAWDEYRKLMAVE
- a CDS encoding serine endoprotease DegQ; the encoded protein is MKKTTLAMSALALSLGLALSPLTATAAESSSSAATAQQMPSLAPMLEKVMPSVVSINVEGSTTVNTPRMPRNFQQFFGDNSPFCQDGSPFQSSPFCQGGGAGDESQGGNGGGQQQKFMALGSGVIIDAAKGYVVTNNHVVDNANTIKVQLSDGRKFDAKVVGKDPRSDIALIQIQDPKNLTAIKLADSDALRVGDYTVAIGNPFGLGETVTSGIVSALGRSGLNAENYENFIQTDAAINRGNSGGALVNLNGELIGINTAILAPDGGNIGIGFAIPSNMVKNLTAQMVQYGQVKRGELGILGTELNSELAKAMKVDAQRGAFVSQVLPNSSAAKAGIKAGDVITSLNGKPISSFAALRAEVGSMPIGSKITLGLLREGKPVNVSLELQQSSQNQVDSSTIFNGIEGAEMSNKGEDKGVVVNNVKANSPAARIGLKKGDVIMGANQQPVKNIAELRKILDSKPSVLALNIQRGDSSIYLLMQ